The genomic window TACAAAGGTTATCCCCGCAAGTAAGTAGACAAGTAAAGCCGCAAAACCACGAGGTAAAAAGCGACTTAAAGCTGCTACAGCGTAGTTGAGCAAAAAAGCAATTAGTGCAGCCGTAATTAAAATACTCAGCAACTCGCCCACGTATTTCAAGGCGCTAAGTGTTGCCCATCCTGTTGCGAGGATTAGCAGCCAAGTAAATAAAGACTGTTGCAAAGGAGTAAAAGTTCGATTCATGGGGAGGGGGAAATCAATAATTTTGAATTAGAAAATAAAAATCAACTCAAAATTATTAAGCTTTAGGATCGTAAGTCGAAGCAACGTACAATTCTTTTAATTGCTTGTCGTCTACACTCGAAGGCGCAGCCGTCAACAAACAACTAGCTTGCTGAGTCTTGGGGAAAGCAATAACGTCTCTAATGGATTCCTCGCCAGCTAAAAGCATTACTAACCGATCTAAGCCGTAAGCAATCCCTCCATGAGGCGGCGTACCGTACTCAAAGGCTTCTAGCAAAAAGCCAAATTTACTATTTGCTTCTTTTGCTGACAAACCAATGGCTGTAAATACTTGCTCTTGGATTTCTTTTTTATAAATCCGCAGACTACCGCCGCCAATTTCAAAGCCGTTGAAGATTAAATCGTAAGCTTGCGCCCTGGCAGTTTTCAGATCGTGCAAATCGTCGGGATGGGGCGCAGTAAAGGGGTGATGCAGGGCTTCTAAACGCTTTTCCCCTGCATTCCATTCAAACATGGGAAAGTCTGTCACCCATAGCAAGTTTACTTTGTCAGAATCGATTAAATTTAGCTCAAGAGCGATCGCACCCCTTAACCTGTCGAGAGTTTTATTTACTACCTCGGCTTTATCCGCCGCAAATAGCATTAAATCCCCAGCTTTTGCCCCAGTACGGCTGAGTAATTCTTGTTTTTGTTCTGGGCTTAAATTGTCTTTAATTGCCCCAATGGTATCAATATCGCCATCATCCCGCACCCGAATATAGGCTAAACCCTTCGCCCCTGCAACACTAGCCTCTTTAAATAAATCTCCACCGGGTTTAATCCGAACGTTAGAAATTGCCGCATTTCCGCCTGGAATTGGCAGCACTTTCACCACACCGCCACTAGAAACCGCGCCAGAAAATACTTTAAATCCCGATTCGCTAAATAAATCGGAAACATTCACAAGTTCTAAACCGTAGCGCGTATCAGGCTTATCGCTCCCGTAACGTTCCATTGCTTCGGTGTAAGTTAAGCGGGGAAAAGGACGAGGGAGATCGACACCTTTAACAGTTTTGAAGATATGACAAACTAAGTCTTCATTCAAGCTAATGATATCTTCTTGAGCCATAAAGCTCATTTCCATATCTAATTGCGTAAATTCTGGCTGTCTATCGGCGCGTAAGTCTTCATCACGGAAACAACGAGCAATTTGATAGTAACGATCCATCCCCGACACCATCAATAATTGCTTAAATAGTTGGGGTGATTGAGGTAAAGCAAACCATTCTCCAGGATTAACGCGACTGGGGACTAAATAATCTCTCGCGCCTTCGGGGGTTGAGCGAGTTAAAATTGGGGTTTCAACTTCAATAAAATTTTGTTCGTCTTCAAGATAGCGGCGAATAGCTTTAACAACTTGATGACGCAATTTTAAGTTTCCCGCCATGCGATCGCGTCTCAAATCTAAATAACGATACTTCAGCCGCAAATCTTCCTTTACTGACTCGGTTTCAAAAGTCGCAACTTGAAACGGTAATTGTTTGCGAACGGCGTTAAGTATTTCTATGCTTTCGGCATAGATTTCGATTTCTCCGGTAGCTAGACGCGGGTTTAAGGATTCTTCGGGGCGCTGGGTGACAATTCCGGTAATTTGCACTACATACTCGTTGCGGAGGGCGTTAGCCCCGTCGTAGGAAGTAGGAGTACGTACCGGATCGCTGACGATTTGCACGATTCCTGTGCGATCGCGCAAGTCCAAAAATATCACGCCTCCATGATCGCGGCGACGATCTACCCATCCGTATAGGTTGACGGTTTTTCCGATATCTATTTTATTAACTTCGCCGCAATAGTGAGTTCGCATAAGTTGGTATATATTTGCTGAAAACGGGTTGCATATAAAATGCAAATTCCCCCATTATCTAGCATTCGTTGCCATCTTGCTGCAAAAAGGTAATTGGTAATCAGTATTGGTGATGGGTAATTGCCGCAAAAAGAGAGTGTAGAGATATTCCCTACACTCTACCTTGGTTTAAGAATGAGGGCGAGGTGCGGTTAAGACTTCCCAAGCGGCTTTGGCTGCATCGGTTAAGCGATCGCCTATGTCTGATACTTCTTTAATTACAGAGTTAAAGTTTTTCTCTGCTTCTCGGTGTACTATTTCAAAAGAATGCTCAATGCGATCGCGCTCTATGAGTTTGTTTTCTTCAATGGTTGTCCTCGCCCGCTTTACGGCATTAAGATAAGCTTCACGGGTAAGTGTTCCCGCCGATTGCGCTTCTAGTTGAGCGCGTTTTTTGATTGCATCAATTAAAGCTTTAGTTTCGTTTTTCACAGCCTCAGTCTCTCCAGCCATTTCGCTATCTACTAATGCGTTTGTTTGGGGAGTAATTGCACTACCTTGGGGGATAATTTCAATTTGGATATCGTTGGGTTCAGTCATAGCTTTAGCTCCTAAATTGCGGTATGTTTTATCTGCCAATGGAAAACTTAGAGTTTGTTAGTTTTCACAACTGCTCGTCTTGCGCTTCTACCTTTAAATGATTTTTCATATTTTCAATAATGCTAGAGCGCTATCTAATCGTTTCTCTTAGCAGCATTATTACTTAAACTTTACTCTTATTGTATCGACCTAAAATCGTATTTGCAGGGCTTAACTTATTTATTTTCGTAGCTTATATTACATTTTATAGTTTTCGATGTAGAAGATATAACTTTAGAAAGAGCCAAAATCCTGTAGTTTAAATTAATAAGTTTTTATTAGTTGCGAGTTGGGATTTTGATGTTTAATGACTTGGCAATTCGTAATCCTATAGCTATTAGTTTAGGCGCGGTTTCTGGCGCTTTAAGTCGGTATTATTTAAACTTGTGGTTTGTAGAGAGTTTTGGGGATAGTTTTCCCTATGGTACTTTTTTTATTAATATTACTGGCTGTTTTGTTATGGGATTATTTTTTACCTTGGCAACAGAAACAGTAATAACAATTACGCCGGAAGTAAGATTATTGATAGCAACGGGGTTTTTGGGTTCTTACACAACGTTTTCTACCTACGGATTAGATACAGTAAGTTTGATAAGTGCCAAACGGTTTGTACCAGCATTAATTTATGGTGTAGGTAGTGCCATAGTGGGAATCATAAGTATCAAGTTGGGAATAGAAATAGTGCGGTGGTTAAAATAAAAGGGCGATCGCCTATTAATAGCAATTTTACCTATGCTCTACCGCTATCCCCTAGACTAAAAGCAGCAACATTGAGCAATGGCGGAAGGACGGTAGACTTTGACAGAAAATAATAATTCACCTTCTACCCTCCAGGATGTTTCGCGGCGAGAGTTGAGAGATTTGGTGCGAAGTCAACTGCAAGCGTTACTAGAGCAAAACGATTTGCAGGGCGCTAAAGCTATCTTAGTACCTGTACAACCCGCCGATATTGCTGAAGCTATTGAAGGCTTACCCGAAGCTATGCAGGCGATCGCATTTCGCTTACTTTCCAAGGGTGAAGCAATTGAAGTTTACGAGTATTTAGATTCCAGCATCCAACAAGCACTCATTGAAGAATTTAAGCGTCAAGATGTATTGGATATTGTTGATCAAATGTCCCCAGACGATCGCGTGCGGCTATTTGACGAATTGCCAGCAAAAATTGTCAATCGGCTTTTAGAGCAACTTAGCCCCACGGAAAGACAAGCCACCGCCCAGCTTTTAGGCTACGAGCCAGGTACGGCGGGGCGAATTATGACACCGGAATTAATTTCTTTTAAAGAAGGCTTTACGGTAACACAAGCTTTAGAGCGCATCCGGCGGTTAGCAAATGTCACCGAAACCATTTATTACCTATACGTTACCGACAACGCGCGACGCTTGACAGGTACATTGTCGTTGCGAGACTTGGTAACTTCTCAGCCTACGCAAACAATTGGCGAAATTATGACGCGAGAGGCGGTATTTATCTACACAGATACCGATCAAGAAGAAGTAGCTAGAGTAATTCAACGTTACGATTTTTTGGCTGTACCTGTGGTAGACAGGGAGCAACGCCTAGTAGGTATTGTCACGGTAGACGACGTTATCGACATTATCCAAGAAGAAACCACCGAAGATATTTATGCTTTGGGTGGTGGAGTACAGTCGGGGGGTGATAACTATTTTCAAAGCGATTTACTTACTATTGCTCGCAAACGGGTAGTTTGGTTATTAGTTTTACTACTGACAAATACTGTTACGGGGACAATTATTAAGTCTCAAGAAGGGCTTTTGCAACAGGTAGTGTCTTTAGCCGCGTTCATTCCCCTATTGACAGGTACGGGGGGAAATGTAGGGGCGCAATCGTCAACGGTGGTAATTCGGGGGATGAATACCGATGAAATCCGGGCTATGGGAGAATATCAGGTAATTCTTAGAGAAGGTATAGCAGGATTAATGCTCGGTACGATGTTGGGAAGTATAGCTACAGTCTGGGCGTATTTTTTGCAGGGCAACTTAGCCGTAGCAATTTCTGTAGGTGTAAGTTTGATTGCAATTTCTGTTTTAGCTTCGGTTTCCGGTTCAGCTTTGCCGTTTTTATTCCGTTTTCTGCGTTTAGATCCCGCTTTGATGTCTGCACCATTTATTACTACGGCGGTGGATGTAGCGGGAGTTTTGATTTATTTCAACTTAGCGCGGTTGATTTTGCGCTTGTAAGCGCTACGTTAGTTAAATAAGTTTGATAACCACGCGAATAAGTTTGAGAACCATGAGCCTAGTAGCAAGCCCAAAGCTTGCCAAGTTGCATAACCAATAAACCCAAAAAATAGAGTAATTAAAACCGTAAGTCCATAGCTAATACACATCAATAAACCATCCGCCTCTAAAGTCGCAACGGCTAATAATAAAATTCCTACCGTCGGGATAGGATTTGTAAAGGGAATTGGTGAAATTAAGAGTACCGATAACCAAACAATGCAAATGCCATTCAAGCGCCAAGCTTGAGAACTCTGGGCTAATTTTGACCAACGCGGGCGAGTGATTTTTTCTAAAACTTTCGTTACTCTTTTCAGTAGTTGCAGGAGTTTTAGGACAAACCAATGAGGAAACTTAATCTTAGCGATTCTTTTAGGTAGCCAGGGCGAAGTCTTACCTAATGCCATTTGTCCGGCTAAGAT from Synechocystis sp. PCC 7509 includes these protein-coding regions:
- a CDS encoding exopolysaccharide biosynthesis protein, with amino-acid sequence MHLRFSQDIKTLLEKLAKQPLTLGDILAETSERGFSLVISLLVLPFLLPAPPGLTGPLGTACIILAGQMALGKTSPWLPKRIAKIKFPHWFVLKLLQLLKRVTKVLEKITRPRWSKLAQSSQAWRLNGICIVWLSVLLISPIPFTNPIPTVGILLLAVATLEADGLLMCISYGLTVLITLFFGFIGYATWQALGLLLGSWFSNLFAWLSNLFN
- the mgtE gene encoding magnesium transporter, with product MTENNNSPSTLQDVSRRELRDLVRSQLQALLEQNDLQGAKAILVPVQPADIAEAIEGLPEAMQAIAFRLLSKGEAIEVYEYLDSSIQQALIEEFKRQDVLDIVDQMSPDDRVRLFDELPAKIVNRLLEQLSPTERQATAQLLGYEPGTAGRIMTPELISFKEGFTVTQALERIRRLANVTETIYYLYVTDNARRLTGTLSLRDLVTSQPTQTIGEIMTREAVFIYTDTDQEEVARVIQRYDFLAVPVVDREQRLVGIVTVDDVIDIIQEETTEDIYALGGGVQSGGDNYFQSDLLTIARKRVVWLLVLLLTNTVTGTIIKSQEGLLQQVVSLAAFIPLLTGTGGNVGAQSSTVVIRGMNTDEIRAMGEYQVILREGIAGLMLGTMLGSIATVWAYFLQGNLAVAISVGVSLIAISVLASVSGSALPFLFRFLRLDPALMSAPFITTAVDVAGVLIYFNLARLILRL
- the aspS gene encoding aspartate--tRNA ligase gives rise to the protein MRTHYCGEVNKIDIGKTVNLYGWVDRRRDHGGVIFLDLRDRTGIVQIVSDPVRTPTSYDGANALRNEYVVQITGIVTQRPEESLNPRLATGEIEIYAESIEILNAVRKQLPFQVATFETESVKEDLRLKYRYLDLRRDRMAGNLKLRHQVVKAIRRYLEDEQNFIEVETPILTRSTPEGARDYLVPSRVNPGEWFALPQSPQLFKQLLMVSGMDRYYQIARCFRDEDLRADRQPEFTQLDMEMSFMAQEDIISLNEDLVCHIFKTVKGVDLPRPFPRLTYTEAMERYGSDKPDTRYGLELVNVSDLFSESGFKVFSGAVSSGGVVKVLPIPGGNAAISNVRIKPGGDLFKEASVAGAKGLAYIRVRDDGDIDTIGAIKDNLSPEQKQELLSRTGAKAGDLMLFAADKAEVVNKTLDRLRGAIALELNLIDSDKVNLLWVTDFPMFEWNAGEKRLEALHHPFTAPHPDDLHDLKTARAQAYDLIFNGFEIGGGSLRIYKKEIQEQVFTAIGLSAKEANSKFGFLLEAFEYGTPPHGGIAYGLDRLVMLLAGEESIRDVIAFPKTQQASCLLTAAPSSVDDKQLKELYVASTYDPKA
- the crcB gene encoding fluoride efflux transporter CrcB encodes the protein MFNDLAIRNPIAISLGAVSGALSRYYLNLWFVESFGDSFPYGTFFINITGCFVMGLFFTLATETVITITPEVRLLIATGFLGSYTTFSTYGLDTVSLISAKRFVPALIYGVGSAIVGIISIKLGIEIVRWLK